Genomic segment of Camelina sativa cultivar DH55 unplaced genomic scaffold, Cs unpScaffold02095, whole genome shotgun sequence:
ACTAACTACTGGGTTGCCGCCAAGTCCACCAAGTTCGGCATGATGCAACATCAGAAGCTACTGGAATTGGTCCTGTCAACAGATCGTTTGGTTGGTGAGAAGCTTTTGCAGATCCCCTCTTACTATGAGAAGAATTGCATCTCTCTCCACCGCCACACGGAGCATGGAGATAAACGAATGGTGCGTGATACCAGTTTCGACGAATCCGGAGGTGTTGTGGTGACCGCTCAAATGGATTCAGAATCGCTCAACAATGAAGACGATGTTTCCTCCGTTATCACCTCTGCTTTTGGACTCAGCATCCACCCGGATTACGATGGCTCCATCCTCACGCTTAGTTATGTGCAACCTCCCTCTTCCTCCTCCGAGGGCCATTGGAAGAAGGAAATTTCCAACAAGATTTGCAACATCATTCAAGATATTGCTCTGACCTTTGAGTCTTATTCGCTGACTCTCCCTCTTACCTCGTTTACTTAGTTATTACTTCTCTGAACTTTCAACTTTTTACTCCAAACTAGTTCGACTTTTTAAGGTTATCTTATATACACTAGCCAGTAGCAGCTACTTCCAGTTGTTTAAGTGAAAAAATCTATTTGTAACGGACATGTGGAACAGAATAATCTGGATTTACCACCCCCGTTACGCAGCAAGTTCCCACAGGTAGGACAAAACTCCATCTTCACCTATCAATTCTCTGTAAAAGTCTCCTAAAAATCAATTTTCTGTAAAAGAAATATCCCAAAAATCATTCACAAATCTACAATCAATCTGTACAGCACCAGAAACTGTTGAAGCATATATAAGTGAATCTTCACCAATGGAGACACCAGGTGCAATTTCACTAGACAAAATAACAGAAGACGCTGCAATATCTGAAACCGTAGTTGCAGACGCTGCAATATCTGAAACCGTAGTTGCAGGGATGGAACATAAGTGTCTTCGACCTACAATTTCTGAAGCATCTCCGCTTAAGTGATCCAATACCTCACTTGATGTTCCAGAACGCAAAAACTGCAAATCATCTGACACAAGATGATACTAAGGGATTAGAAAAGTAACCATGTACAatcgaaaattttgttttagttagcTAGTCTTGGAACAGTACAAACATACAGGTGCAGTAGCTGTACATCTTTTGCCTCCCGAGACTGTTAACCAGAAGTTCACCCAAAGGTCTGGTTCGCAGCCAATCATGGCTTGAAGGAACCCAAGCAGCCACCAAATCTTCATACAAACTCATCTGTAAAGTCAGAAACCATTCCATAACCCCAAAATTTCTGTAAGAAGCCAATGTATGTTCATGAACAAGGTCATTCTTTATCAACGAACTGCCTAAATATGAGAAAGTGACCTCCTTTTTACTGCCTAGAAGCTCAGAGATCATGGGTTGGCACGAGCATCCAATGCTCTGCCACTTGCAGATATTATCCCAGTGTCAAGAAGCGTCCGTCCATCATGTAAGATTGCATCTTTCTTGAAAAGCTCCTCTACTGTAGGTTACT
This window contains:
- the LOC104774230 gene encoding bifunctional fucokinase/fucose pyrophosphorylase-like isoform X2; its protein translation is MISELLGSKKEMSLYEDLVAAWVPSSHDWLRTRPLGELLVNSLGRQKMYSYCTYDLQFLRSGTSSEVLDHLSGDASEIVGRRHLCSIPATTVSDIAASATTVSDIAASSVILSSEIAPGVSIGEDSLIYASTVSGAVQIDCRFVNDFWDISFTEN
- the LOC104774230 gene encoding bifunctional fucokinase/fucose pyrophosphorylase-like isoform X1, yielding MISELLGSKKEVTFSYLGSSLIKNDLVHEHTLASYRNFGVMEWFLTLQMSLYEDLVAAWVPSSHDWLRTRPLGELLVNSLGRQKMYSYCTYDLQFLRSGTSSEVLDHLSGDASEIVGRRHLCSIPATTVSDIAASATTVSDIAASSVILSSEIAPGVSIGEDSLIYASTVSGAVQIDCRFVNDFWDISFTEN